AAAATAGTGTCATCATCGGCAATTTACCCTTAATTCAACAACACAACATTCCGACAAGGAGATTTGAAGAAGACGCAGAACGTCTACAGACCGAGGCAAAAACAGTCCTATGGATTGCCGTTAATGGAGACGTTGTAGGACTTCTCGCGGTCGCCGACACCTTGAAATCCGAAGCGCAGGCTGCAGTCTCGGAACTCTACGAACTTGGATGTACGGTATCAATGATGACAGGGGATAACCGCGTTACGGCTGATGCAATCGCCAAGGCTGTCCGGATTAGCGATGTCATGGCAGAACTCAAACCCGAGGATAAAGCAGCAGCCGTTAAAAAGCTACAGTCGGAAAATAGTGGACTTGTCGCGATGGTAGGCGACGGTATCAACGATACCCCCGCATTGGCACAAGCCGATATCGGAATCTCACTCGGCACCGGCACCGATATTGCCAGGGAAACAGCACACGTGACCCTCATGCACAGCGATTTGCGTGGACTCGCCGATGCAATTCGACTCAGCCGCTCGACGATGCGCACGATTAAACAGAACCTTTTCTGGGCGTTCTTCTACAATGTCCTTCTCATTCCTGTCGCCGCGGGCGCGCTGTATCCACTACCTTTCGTGCCGATGATGTTTCGGGAGTTACACCCGATGCTTGCGGCGTTCGCTATGGCATTTAGCAGTGTATCTGTTGTGCTAAACAGCCTGCGTCTGCAATGGCGACAAAATTCTCATTTTTAATCAAAATGTAGTTAAGGATGTTCCAAAACCCCTTGCTATCTCATGGTTCTTGTGATATAATCATCTCACAAATTGATGTTATGATAGGGACGGGAGGTAAGACGATGCAGGAAAACGTAAAAGCTGCACCGACGGTCATCTATCCTGAGTCGGACGGGAAACCTATGGCAGAGACCGAATACCATCGAGACATCATGATAGATTTCATTCAGATGCTCAAACACTATTTTCGTAATGTTAACGATGTGCATGGAAGAAGGCAACCCAAGGAAATCGGTTTCTCCAGATGTGTTCGTCGCCTTCGGGGTCAGTAAAAAACGGCGACGCACCTATAAAATATGGGAAGAAGGACAGGCTCCCGATTTTGTGTTGGAAGTCGCGAGTCCAAGCACATACAGGCACGATCTAACACGTAAAAAGGACCTGTATGCGTCGGTTCTCGGTGTCCGCGAGTATTATATCTACGATCCGTATCACGAAGTCAATCCCTATTTCCTCGGATACCGTCTTGTAGACGGGATATACCAAGAGATAGAAATTGTGAATGGTCGTATGCCATCGGTTGTTTTGGGTTTGGAATTAGGTGAGCGTGAGGGTGTTTTCGGACTCTATGATCCGACGCGTTCAGTTTGGTTGCAACCACTGGAACAACAAGTTAAACAAGAAGTGGAGGCACGACAACGCGCTGAAGCAGAACTCGCTAAGGCTTTAGCTGCGCTTAAA
This region of Candidatus Poribacteria bacterium genomic DNA includes:
- a CDS encoding Uma2 family endonuclease, giving the protein MEEGNPRKSVSPDVFVAFGVSKKRRRTYKIWEEGQAPDFVLEVASPSTYRHDLTRKKDLYASVLGVREYYIYDPYHEVNPYFLGYRLVDGIYQEIEIVNGRMPSVVLGLELGEREGVFGLYDPTRSVWLQPLEQQVKQEVEARQRAEAELAKALAALKRLQEDTDV